From one Catenuloplanes nepalensis genomic stretch:
- a CDS encoding amino acid ABC transporter ATP-binding protein, whose translation MAEGEPLIVLDRVNKHFGPLHVLRDVSLSIDRGEVVVVIGPSGSGKSTLCRSINRLEPISGGTITFDGQPLPAEGRALARLRSDVGMVFQSFNLFAHKTILENVTLGPIKVRKEKPAEAKERAMALLDRVGIANQAQKYPAMLSGGQQQRAAIARALAMRPKAMLFDEPTSALDPEMVGEVLDVMTSLAKEGMTMVVVTHEMGFARHAANRVVFMADGQLVEQAAPTEFFANPTSDRAKDFLSKILTH comes from the coding sequence GTGGCAGAGGGCGAGCCGCTCATCGTGCTGGACCGGGTCAACAAGCACTTCGGTCCCTTGCACGTGTTGCGAGACGTCAGCCTCTCGATCGACCGGGGCGAGGTGGTCGTGGTGATCGGCCCGTCGGGTTCCGGGAAGTCGACGCTGTGCCGCTCGATCAACCGGCTGGAACCGATCAGCGGCGGCACCATCACGTTCGACGGACAGCCGCTCCCCGCTGAGGGCAGGGCGCTGGCCCGCCTCCGCAGCGACGTGGGCATGGTGTTCCAGTCGTTCAACCTCTTCGCACACAAGACGATCCTGGAGAACGTGACCCTCGGGCCGATCAAGGTCCGCAAGGAGAAGCCGGCCGAGGCCAAGGAGCGCGCGATGGCGCTGCTCGACCGCGTCGGCATCGCGAACCAGGCGCAGAAGTACCCGGCGATGCTCTCCGGCGGGCAGCAGCAACGGGCCGCGATCGCGCGGGCGCTGGCCATGCGCCCGAAGGCGATGCTCTTCGACGAGCCCACCAGCGCGCTGGACCCGGAGATGGTCGGCGAGGTGCTGGACGTGATGACGTCGCTGGCCAAGGAGGGCATGACCATGGTCGTGGTCACCCACGAGATGGGCTTCGCCCGGCACGCGGCGAACCGCGTCGTGTTCATGGCGGACGGTCAGCTCGTCGAGCAGGCCGCACCGACCGAGTTCTTCGCGAACCCCACGAGCGACCGTGCCAAGGACTTCCTCTCGAAGATCCTGACCCACTGA
- the miaB gene encoding tRNA (N6-isopentenyl adenosine(37)-C2)-methylthiotransferase MiaB, whose protein sequence is MTTAAPSAPSEARTYEVRTYGCQMNVHDSERISGLLEAAGYVRAPQDGDPDVVVFNTCAVRENADNRLYGNLGHLRPVKDSHPGMQIAVGGCLAQKDRGDIVAKAPWVDVVFGTHNIGSLPALLERARHNADAEVEILESLEVFPSTLPTRRESTYAGWVSISVGCNNTCTFCIVPSLRGKEKDRRPGDVLSEVRALVAEGVLEVTLLGQNVNSYGVEFGDRYAFGKLLRATGEIEGLERVRFTSPHPKDFTDDVIAAMAETPNVCHSLHMPLQSGSDAMLKSMRRSYRQERYLGIIEKVRAAMPDAAITTDIIVGFPGETEADFQATLDVVREARFSSAFTFQYSKRPGTPAATMDSQVPKEVVKERYGRLMEVVEEITWAENRRQIGREVELLVAVGEGRKDERTGRMSGRARDGRLVHFNTGDLAAVIRPGDIVHTEVTYAAPHHLNADGAPISHRTTRAGDAWAAGRTTRTPGVNLGLPTIGVPAPLPAAVSACQTQ, encoded by the coding sequence ATGACTACCGCAGCCCCTTCCGCGCCGTCCGAGGCCCGCACCTACGAGGTGCGCACCTACGGCTGCCAGATGAACGTGCACGACTCCGAGCGCATATCCGGCCTGCTCGAGGCGGCCGGTTACGTGCGCGCACCGCAGGACGGCGACCCCGACGTGGTCGTCTTCAACACCTGTGCCGTCCGGGAGAACGCGGACAACCGCCTCTACGGAAACCTCGGCCACCTGCGCCCGGTCAAGGACTCACACCCGGGCATGCAGATCGCGGTCGGTGGCTGCCTCGCCCAGAAGGACCGCGGCGACATCGTGGCCAAGGCGCCCTGGGTCGACGTCGTCTTCGGCACGCACAACATCGGCTCGCTGCCCGCGCTGCTGGAGCGCGCCCGGCACAACGCAGACGCCGAGGTGGAGATCCTGGAGTCGCTGGAGGTCTTCCCCTCCACGCTGCCGACCCGCCGCGAATCGACGTACGCCGGCTGGGTCTCGATCTCGGTGGGCTGCAACAACACCTGCACGTTCTGCATCGTCCCGTCGCTGCGCGGCAAGGAGAAGGACCGCCGTCCCGGCGACGTGCTCTCCGAGGTGCGCGCGCTGGTCGCCGAGGGCGTGCTGGAGGTGACGCTGCTCGGGCAGAACGTCAACTCCTACGGCGTCGAGTTCGGCGACCGCTACGCGTTCGGCAAGCTGCTGCGCGCCACGGGCGAGATCGAGGGCCTGGAGCGGGTCCGGTTCACCAGCCCGCACCCGAAGGACTTCACCGACGACGTGATCGCCGCGATGGCGGAGACGCCGAACGTGTGCCACTCGCTGCACATGCCGCTGCAGTCCGGCTCCGACGCGATGCTCAAGTCGATGCGCCGGTCCTACCGGCAGGAGCGCTACCTCGGCATCATCGAGAAGGTGCGCGCCGCCATGCCGGACGCCGCGATCACCACGGACATCATCGTCGGCTTCCCCGGCGAGACCGAGGCCGACTTCCAGGCCACGCTCGACGTGGTCCGCGAGGCCCGGTTCTCCTCCGCGTTCACGTTCCAATACTCCAAGCGTCCCGGCACCCCCGCCGCCACCATGGACTCCCAGGTGCCGAAAGAGGTGGTCAAGGAGCGCTACGGCCGCCTGATGGAGGTGGTCGAGGAGATCACCTGGGCGGAGAACAGGCGTCAGATCGGCCGCGAGGTCGAGCTGCTGGTCGCGGTGGGAGAAGGCCGCAAGGACGAGCGCACCGGCCGCATGTCCGGCCGCGCCCGCGACGGCCGCCTGGTCCACTTCAACACCGGTGACCTGGCCGCCGTGATCCGCCCGGGCGACATCGTGCACACCGAGGTCACCTACGCGGCGCCGCACCACCTCAACGCGGACGGCGCACCGATCAGCCATCGCACCACCCGCGCGGGCGACGCGTGGGCCGCCGGCCGCACCACCCGCACACCGGGCGTCAACCTCGGCCTCCCGACGATCGGCGTCCCGGCGCCGCTCCCGGCCGCGGTTTCCGCCTGCCAAACCCAATAA